A stretch of Flavobacterium sp. N1994 DNA encodes these proteins:
- a CDS encoding serine hydrolase domain-containing protein gives MRAYATNSKGTAYGNEVSTTTEETMYFPPNDGSNTWNTKAITDLGWNQNAVQPLLDYLELKNSKSFMILVNGRIVMENYFNGHSATTNWYWASAGKTLTSTMTGIAQQEGYLNINNKVSDYIGTGWTNENLTQENLITCKNLLSMTSGIDDYVGGVYSDDVTPSSLNYKADAGTRWAYSNVYVKLQDVIANATGQTWSNYFNTKLRDKLGMNGTWIQSGNNVVYWSTTRSMARFGLMALNKGKWNGTQILNETYFNQATTTSQNINLSYGYLWWLNGKASYHLPQSQLEFPGSIIPSGPSDMFMALGKNDQKIYVIPSKNMVVIRMGDAADSANLALSDFDATLWTKISALYQ, from the coding sequence ATTAGAGCTTATGCCACCAATAGCAAAGGAACAGCTTATGGTAATGAAGTTAGCACCACTACCGAAGAAACTATGTACTTCCCTCCTAACGACGGCAGTAATACTTGGAATACCAAAGCCATTACAGATTTAGGTTGGAATCAAAATGCTGTACAACCACTTTTAGATTACTTGGAATTGAAAAATTCTAAATCTTTTATGATTTTGGTTAACGGAAGAATTGTGATGGAAAATTACTTCAATGGCCATTCGGCTACAACCAATTGGTATTGGGCTAGTGCTGGAAAAACATTAACTTCAACCATGACAGGAATTGCTCAACAAGAAGGTTATTTAAATATCAATAATAAAGTTTCAGATTATATTGGAACTGGGTGGACTAACGAAAATCTGACACAAGAAAATTTAATTACTTGTAAAAATCTACTTTCGATGACTTCTGGAATTGATGATTATGTTGGTGGTGTATATAGCGATGATGTTACTCCATCGAGCTTGAACTATAAAGCAGATGCTGGAACACGATGGGCCTATAGCAATGTGTATGTCAAACTTCAAGATGTTATTGCTAATGCTACTGGACAAACTTGGAGTAATTATTTTAATACTAAATTAAGAGATAAATTAGGAATGAATGGTACTTGGATTCAGTCAGGAAATAATGTTGTGTATTGGAGTACTACAAGAAGTATGGCACGCTTTGGTCTAATGGCATTGAATAAAGGAAAATGGAATGGTACTCAGATTCTTAATGAAACCTATTTTAATCAAGCAACTACAACTTCTCAAAATATCAACTTAAGCTATGGCTATTTGTGGTGGTTGAATGGTAAAGCAAGTTACCATTTACCTCAATCCCAATTGGAATTTCCCGGAAGCATTATTCCATCAGGACCTAGCGATATGTTTATGGCGTTAGGAAAAAATGATCAGAAAATTTATGTGATTCCAAGTAAAAATATGGTAGTCATCAGAATGGGTGATGCTGCTGATAGTGCAAACTTGGCACTTTCTGATTTTGATGCTACACTTTGGACAAAGATTAGTGCTTTGTACCAATAA
- a CDS encoding serine hydrolase domain-containing protein: protein MKFTLITFLISVFCYFSNGKSSHDLITDIHKNPDDSLHVASTYPIKMGPVSEAYINEKRRKIDSFYNKNINSPYYSGGFIVVKNGRVLYEDYKGYANVKTGQKIDATTPIHLASVSKVLTCMAVLRLVQQDNLMLDEKVTDWLPKFPYKETTIRTLLNHRSGIQHYANFPALMKKRWDRRKILTNQDIFNLLVANKFRLKTPDDTHFDYCNTNYVILALIIEKATGLNYRQAMQELVFKPLGMKNTYVFNYETDRDTASKSYRGNTIFPWDQFDALYGDKNIYSTPRDLVKFDLGTYSSDFINPELLQQAYFGYSAGHVAKPIKDYGLGMRMRFLPPTGEKMIYHNGWWHGNNTSFVPVKKDTVTVVCLGNKYSNRPYSTLSMVSSLFYKKKTAIETPLPEGTEPEGAE from the coding sequence ATGAAGTTTACCCTAATTACCTTTCTAATCTCTGTGTTCTGCTATTTTTCTAATGGAAAAAGCAGTCATGATTTGATTACTGATATTCACAAAAATCCAGATGACAGTTTGCATGTAGCTTCCACCTATCCTATAAAAATGGGACCAGTATCAGAGGCTTATATCAATGAGAAAAGACGCAAAATTGATTCATTTTACAATAAAAACATTAATTCTCCTTACTATAGTGGTGGCTTCATTGTGGTGAAAAATGGCCGAGTACTTTACGAAGATTATAAAGGATATGCTAATGTAAAAACGGGACAAAAGATTGATGCTACCACTCCTATTCATTTGGCATCCGTTAGTAAAGTATTGACTTGCATGGCGGTATTAAGATTAGTACAACAAGATAATCTAATGCTGGATGAAAAAGTAACCGACTGGTTGCCTAAATTCCCTTATAAGGAGACCACGATCCGAACTTTATTAAATCACAGAAGTGGTATACAACATTATGCTAACTTTCCGGCTTTGATGAAAAAGAGATGGGATAGACGCAAAATACTTACGAACCAAGATATTTTTAATTTACTAGTAGCCAACAAATTCAGATTAAAAACCCCTGATGATACCCATTTTGATTATTGCAATACCAACTATGTGATTTTGGCACTAATCATTGAAAAAGCTACAGGTTTAAATTATCGTCAAGCGATGCAGGAATTAGTTTTCAAACCTTTGGGAATGAAAAACACTTACGTCTTCAATTATGAAACCGATAGAGACACCGCTTCTAAATCCTATAGAGGTAATACTATTTTTCCGTGGGATCAATTTGATGCATTGTATGGCGATAAAAATATTTATTCCACTCCAAGAGACTTAGTGAAATTTGATTTAGGGACTTATTCTTCAGATTTCATCAATCCAGAACTGTTGCAACAAGCCTATTTCGGTTACAGTGCGGGTCATGTAGCAAAACCAATAAAGGATTATGGCTTAGGAATGCGGATGCGCTTCTTACCTCCTACTGGAGAAAAAATGATTTATCATAATGGATGGTGGCATGGTAATAATACTTCGTTTGTACCAGTGAAAAAAGATACGGTTACTGTAGTTTGTTTAGGAAATAAGTATTCTAACAGACCCTATTCTACTTTAAGTATGGTAAGTAGTCTTTTTTATAAAAAGAAAACAGCTATAGAAACTCCATTACCAGAAGGAACGGAACCTGAAGGTGCAGAATAA
- a CDS encoding response regulator, with the protein MSIKINTVLLIDDDLTINYYHNRLLQKIDISKSILISKNGKEGLASLIEINNNVNGEEIVIIFLDLNMPIMNGWEFLENLSKVKNNINLNFNIYILSSSINPEDEERAKKNELVTGFLSKPLGKENIEQIKLKYLQ; encoded by the coding sequence ATGTCAATTAAAATCAACACCGTTTTATTAATAGATGATGATTTAACTATCAATTATTATCACAATAGGTTGCTACAGAAAATAGATATTTCTAAAAGCATCCTTATTTCTAAAAATGGTAAAGAAGGTTTAGCTTCATTAATTGAAATTAATAATAATGTAAATGGTGAGGAAATAGTTATTATTTTTCTAGATTTAAATATGCCAATTATGAATGGATGGGAATTTCTGGAAAATCTGTCAAAAGTCAAAAACAATATTAATTTAAATTTTAATATATATATCTTAAGTTCTAGTATCAACCCAGAGGATGAAGAAAGAGCTAAAAAAAATGAATTAGTAACTGGTTTTTTAAGTAAACCACTTGGAAAAGAAAATATAGAACAGATTAAATTAAAATACCTTCAATAG
- a CDS encoding NUDIX hydrolase produces the protein MHFDEFLKYTPKILNVELPATNAHVKMAPSNRVELLKNINLEEISPKKAAVMMLFYPKKTQTHLALILRTSYNGVHSSQIAFPGGKVEPEDLNLSETAIRETHEEIGVHPSHINVIRAFTEVYIPPSNFMVYPFMGFSKSELEFALQEDEVAGIVELPLVDFLNDKNVVTNTMKTSYAGDIEVPGFKVEQHFIWGATAMMMSELKETLKMIL, from the coding sequence ATGCATTTTGACGAGTTCTTAAAATACACGCCAAAAATACTAAATGTCGAGCTTCCGGCAACGAATGCTCACGTAAAAATGGCACCTTCCAATAGAGTTGAATTGCTTAAAAACATCAATCTTGAAGAAATAAGCCCAAAGAAAGCCGCAGTAATGATGCTTTTTTATCCTAAAAAAACCCAAACTCATTTAGCTTTAATTCTCCGAACATCTTATAACGGCGTGCATTCTTCTCAAATTGCTTTTCCAGGAGGTAAAGTAGAACCCGAAGATTTGAATCTAAGCGAAACGGCCATCAGAGAAACTCATGAAGAAATTGGTGTTCATCCTAGCCATATTAATGTAATTAGAGCCTTTACAGAAGTATATATTCCGCCAAGTAATTTTATGGTGTATCCTTTTATGGGCTTCAGTAAATCAGAATTAGAGTTTGCTTTGCAAGAAGATGAAGTAGCTGGAATTGTTGAGTTGCCCTTGGTTGATTTTTTGAATGATAAAAATGTGGTAACTAACACCATGAAAACTTCTTATGCTGGTGATATTGAAGTACCTGGTTTTAAAGTAGAGCAGCATTTTATATGGGGAGCCACTGCCATGATGATGAGTGAACTGAAAGAAACATTAAAAATGATTTTGTAA
- a CDS encoding DUF4268 domain-containing protein → MYSKEEALVIKKEFWTAFASAYPRKWLLYDTKIKDVTFKFYIDNKKAQVLLDIEPKDEEKRKIYFEKIESLKTILLEEYLPEAILERNFYLENGKVISRIWVEKLGISLNKKTDWETIFAFFNETMSAFEYFFFEHEDYIKDLEINT, encoded by the coding sequence ATGTATAGTAAAGAAGAAGCACTCGTAATAAAAAAAGAATTTTGGACAGCATTTGCTTCGGCTTACCCTCGAAAATGGTTGCTTTATGATACCAAAATTAAAGATGTCACATTCAAATTTTATATCGATAATAAAAAGGCTCAAGTGTTACTAGATATTGAACCCAAAGATGAAGAAAAACGTAAAATCTATTTTGAAAAAATTGAATCTTTAAAAACAATTTTATTAGAAGAGTATCTCCCAGAAGCTATTTTAGAGCGAAATTTTTATCTTGAAAATGGTAAAGTGATTAGTAGAATTTGGGTAGAAAAATTGGGGATTAGTTTGAATAAAAAAACAGATTGGGAAACTATATTTGCTTTTTTTAATGAAACAATGAGTGCTTTTGAATACTTCTTTTTTGAACACGAAGATTATATCAAAGATTTAGAAATCAATACTTAA
- a CDS encoding DUF721 domain-containing protein, whose protein sequence is MAKRLSNESSIGDVIKQFIEKNKLQAGMDKIDVAEAWKSLMGNGVNSYTKEVLLKGTTLYVSLTSAVLREELSYGKQKIIKMINEEIGKEVIKEVILR, encoded by the coding sequence ATGGCTAAACGACTCAGCAACGAAAGTTCTATAGGAGATGTTATAAAACAGTTTATTGAAAAAAATAAACTCCAAGCTGGTATGGATAAAATTGATGTAGCTGAAGCTTGGAAATCGCTTATGGGAAATGGTGTCAATAGCTATACTAAAGAAGTTTTATTAAAAGGAACTACGCTTTATGTTTCACTAACATCTGCAGTATTAAGAGAAGAGTTAAGTTATGGCAAACAGAAAATTATTAAAATGATTAACGAAGAAATAGGAAAAGAAGTTATCAAAGAAGTGATCCTTCGTTAA
- a CDS encoding energy transducer TonB, producing MSNVSIYEKNWIDLVFEDKNKLYGAYQLRQENSRTSLLALFVGILFILTLLGSWMLFSSFGNQPDVAPIDDNGVVITLSDYNTPKDEEPKKEAVAPLKKEEETKKIDKKDLVHPTLVKAEDNPDAIKSNKELKDNSSDTKTDGTDTGVTSTNTSGSTSSVTTITKPAAGGGNNPVKTYELDRLPEYPEGMKKFYEYVGNSIDKSEIDSSISVSVIMSFIIEKDGSMTDIKVLRSTDKNLEKEAIRVLRALRIKWSPGVKDGEKVRTLYTLPIKVAF from the coding sequence ATGTCAAACGTTAGTATTTATGAAAAAAACTGGATCGATCTAGTTTTTGAAGACAAGAACAAACTTTACGGAGCGTATCAGTTACGCCAGGAAAACTCTCGAACTTCATTGTTAGCCTTATTTGTGGGGATATTATTTATCCTAACCTTACTGGGTTCATGGATGTTATTTTCTTCTTTTGGAAACCAACCTGATGTCGCCCCTATTGATGATAATGGCGTTGTAATCACTCTTTCTGATTATAATACACCTAAAGATGAAGAGCCTAAAAAAGAAGCTGTGGCGCCTTTAAAGAAAGAAGAGGAAACCAAGAAAATCGATAAAAAAGATTTAGTACATCCTACTCTTGTTAAAGCTGAAGACAATCCAGATGCTATTAAATCTAATAAAGAATTAAAAGACAATTCATCGGACACTAAAACGGATGGGACAGACACTGGCGTAACATCTACTAATACTTCAGGAAGTACATCTAGTGTGACAACAATTACAAAACCCGCTGCTGGAGGTGGAAATAATCCTGTAAAAACATATGAATTAGACCGGCTTCCAGAATACCCAGAAGGAATGAAAAAATTCTATGAATATGTAGGGAATAGCATTGATAAATCGGAAATTGATAGTAGCATTTCTGTTAGTGTTATCATGTCATTTATAATAGAAAAAGATGGCAGTATGACGGACATTAAGGTATTGCGAAGTACTGATAAAAACTTAGAAAAAGAAGCTATTAGAGTACTGAGAGCTTTAAGAATAAAATGGTCTCCTGGGGTTAAAGATGGTGAAAAAGTGAGAACCTTATACACCCTTCCTATAAAAGTAGCATTTTAA
- a CDS encoding PAS domain S-box protein, with the protein MLNFIKNLPIPAIQLDKNQNILYINAKGLNFLNFSFNIFPSKNIVTLFPSLNLNNLKSNNETSFIYRDKFFKKHLLNVTVDYYDKANGNSVLYIMPSSEINVSKFSSLKTDYLKNRLMHFEKFVDNISEGVLVFNNNGDLIYSNQKANKKFKLSRTKINQYKVWHIIQHYSNPTDWQDLTIQLEQKERVNFIYKELDTCLSVEICLHGIDNVNYYMLIYSDISESTKDKLVIAEKSNQIDLFERNIPAAIFKLEVSSNKGTYFTYVSDSFEKLFGFQLPINEPNWQTSLNIHPDDIIGFYNQMFESIEQFTKFNYIGRLLIEEKIIWCEVNAMPILIDGIFQFDGIILDITQKKEAEFEIKQKRAFNDSVLLNIPADIAVFDKDHRYLFLNMKGIANDELRRWLIGKTDFDYCEYRGLDTTMAEKRRVYFNQAKESKEQVDWIDTIKKEESTVYILRRFFPFYVDGIFVYMIGYGVDITEMKLAQLHLSEAEKENELILKSALDGVIMIDKDYKTTFWNPKAEAIFGWKSNQTIGKNMLSKILSHEIDANNDIAKFIEQNDSRNSHKRSEFLAKRKNGVEFPIELTIVNIDEVENKTHYCLFVRDISNKKAKELEVEIKNKALLKQNKSLEQFNYIASHDLQEPLISLIGYSNLLEEEYSDKLDEEGKLFLQFINKSATRMRSLIAGLLQYTRINTSENLSHANIVIILQEVIENLNDKIKLHKAEIKINELPTVYCCPLNISLLFQNLISNSIKFTKNDQQPTITISCEERVEDWLFKIEDNGIGIPKKDLNEIFIMYRRLHNQDEYNGFGIGLAHCKRIVELHNGEIWAESTLGEGSIFYFTISKKI; encoded by the coding sequence ATGCTCAACTTTATAAAAAACTTACCTATACCCGCAATACAACTTGATAAAAATCAAAATATTCTATATATTAATGCTAAAGGATTAAATTTCTTAAATTTTTCCTTTAACATATTCCCATCAAAAAATATTGTAACACTTTTTCCGTCTCTGAATTTAAATAATTTAAAAAGCAATAATGAAACCTCTTTTATCTATCGCGATAAATTTTTCAAAAAGCATTTATTGAATGTAACTGTTGATTATTACGATAAAGCAAATGGAAATAGTGTACTATATATTATGCCCTCTTCTGAAATTAATGTTTCAAAATTCAGCTCCTTAAAAACAGATTATTTAAAAAACAGGTTAATGCATTTTGAAAAGTTTGTTGATAATATAAGTGAAGGTGTTTTGGTTTTTAACAACAATGGTGATTTAATTTATTCCAATCAAAAAGCCAATAAAAAGTTTAAGCTATCAAGAACTAAAATTAACCAATATAAAGTTTGGCATATTATTCAGCACTATTCTAATCCCACCGATTGGCAAGATTTGACTATACAATTGGAGCAAAAAGAGAGAGTTAATTTTATTTATAAAGAATTAGATACTTGTTTATCTGTTGAGATTTGTCTTCACGGCATTGACAATGTTAATTACTACATGCTTATTTACAGTGATATAAGCGAGTCTACTAAAGATAAATTAGTAATCGCTGAAAAAAGTAACCAAATAGATCTTTTTGAGCGTAACATACCAGCCGCTATATTTAAACTTGAAGTCAGTTCAAATAAAGGCACCTATTTTACCTATGTCAGTGATTCGTTCGAAAAATTATTTGGATTCCAATTACCAATTAATGAGCCCAACTGGCAAACGTCACTTAATATTCATCCGGATGATATCATTGGGTTTTACAATCAAATGTTTGAATCTATTGAACAATTCACCAAGTTTAATTACATAGGCAGATTACTTATTGAAGAAAAAATAATTTGGTGTGAAGTCAACGCAATGCCCATTCTAATAGATGGCATTTTTCAATTTGACGGTATCATTTTAGATATAACTCAAAAAAAGGAAGCCGAGTTTGAAATTAAACAAAAACGTGCTTTTAACGACTCCGTTTTACTAAACATCCCAGCTGATATAGCTGTATTTGATAAAGATCATCGCTACTTATTTCTAAACATGAAAGGTATTGCTAATGATGAACTCCGAAGATGGCTGATAGGCAAAACCGATTTTGATTATTGTGAATACCGAGGGTTAGATACTACTATGGCCGAAAAAAGAAGAGTCTATTTTAATCAGGCCAAAGAAAGTAAAGAACAAGTAGACTGGATTGACACCATAAAAAAGGAAGAGTCTACTGTCTATATTTTAAGACGCTTTTTCCCATTCTATGTGGATGGTATTTTTGTCTATATGATAGGATATGGCGTGGATATAACCGAAATGAAATTAGCCCAATTGCATTTAAGTGAAGCGGAAAAAGAAAATGAATTAATTTTAAAATCAGCTCTTGATGGTGTAATTATGATAGATAAAGACTATAAGACTACTTTTTGGAATCCTAAAGCGGAAGCTATTTTTGGTTGGAAATCCAATCAAACTATTGGTAAGAATATGTTGAGTAAGATATTATCGCATGAAATCGATGCTAATAATGATATCGCAAAATTTATTGAGCAAAACGATAGTCGTAATAGCCATAAAAGGTCAGAGTTTCTAGCTAAACGTAAAAATGGTGTTGAATTTCCAATTGAATTAACTATCGTAAACATAGATGAAGTTGAAAACAAAACGCACTACTGCCTTTTTGTAAGAGACATTAGTAATAAAAAAGCAAAAGAATTAGAAGTTGAAATTAAAAATAAAGCTTTACTTAAGCAAAACAAATCTCTTGAACAATTCAATTACATCGCTTCGCATGATCTTCAAGAACCTTTAATATCTTTAATTGGTTATTCAAATCTGTTAGAGGAAGAATACTCGGATAAATTAGATGAAGAAGGAAAGTTGTTTTTACAATTCATCAATAAATCTGCCACTAGAATGCGTTCTCTAATTGCAGGTTTACTACAATATACTAGAATTAATACTTCAGAAAACTTATCTCATGCTAATATTGTGATTATTTTACAAGAAGTTATAGAAAATTTAAATGATAAAATAAAATTGCATAAGGCTGAAATTAAAATCAACGAATTACCAACAGTGTATTGCTGTCCTTTAAATATTAGTTTACTTTTCCAAAATTTAATTAGCAACAGCATAAAATTTACTAAAAATGACCAACAACCTACAATAACAATTTCTTGTGAAGAAAGAGTAGAAGATTGGTTATTCAAAATAGAGGATAACGGTATAGGTATTCCAAAAAAAGATTTGAACGAAATATTCATAATGTATAGAAGACTTCACAATCAAGATGAATATAATGGATTTGGAATTGGTTTAGCTCATTGTAAAAGGATTGTAGAATTACATAATGGCGAAATATGGGCTGAATCTACCTTAGGGGAGGGAAGTATTTTTTATTTTACAATTTCAAAAAAAATATAA
- a CDS encoding RNA polymerase sigma factor, with product MSSNLEQSFVKQLKDNQNIIHKICRLYTNDDDAHKDLFQEVTIQLWKAYPKFRGESKFSTWAYRVALNTAITLYRKSTRTVATSSYEGQKHFLPQEDYNFEEEEQIKLMYQAVQQLNDIEKALVFLYLEDKNYTEISETLGISEVNARVKMNRIKGKLKKILNP from the coding sequence ATGAGTAGCAATTTAGAGCAATCTTTTGTAAAACAATTAAAGGATAACCAAAATATCATTCACAAGATATGTAGGTTGTATACCAATGATGACGATGCGCATAAAGATTTATTCCAAGAAGTTACCATCCAGTTATGGAAAGCCTATCCAAAATTTAGAGGAGAATCTAAGTTTTCTACTTGGGCTTATCGTGTAGCACTAAACACTGCCATTACACTTTATAGAAAAAGTACTCGAACCGTTGCCACATCCTCTTACGAAGGTCAAAAACATTTCTTACCACAAGAGGATTATAACTTTGAGGAAGAAGAACAAATTAAGTTAATGTATCAAGCAGTACAACAGTTAAATGATATTGAAAAAGCGTTGGTCTTTCTGTATTTAGAAGATAAAAATTATACGGAAATATCAGAAACATTGGGTATTAGCGAGGTAAATGCTCGCGTTAAAATGAATAGAATAAAAGGAAAATTAAAAAAAATATTAAATCCCTAA
- a CDS encoding lipocalin family protein, with protein sequence MKKVSILIVFFALISCHSSINKEDIKKINGYWEIQKVTLATGEKKDFKVNETIDYFELNGNEGFRQKVMPQFDGKFKTNDIKEQIKIVENSNTFSIEYKTNYGKWKEEIISIQDSILVLKNEDNVSYTYKKFKPFNFK encoded by the coding sequence ATGAAAAAAGTAAGTATATTGATTGTTTTTTTTGCATTGATTTCTTGTCATTCTTCTATTAACAAAGAGGACATCAAAAAGATTAACGGCTATTGGGAAATTCAAAAAGTGACTCTAGCAACGGGAGAAAAAAAAGATTTTAAAGTCAATGAAACTATTGATTATTTTGAACTAAATGGCAATGAAGGCTTTCGCCAAAAAGTAATGCCTCAATTTGACGGTAAGTTCAAGACGAATGATATCAAAGAACAAATCAAGATTGTAGAGAATAGTAATACTTTTTCTATTGAATATAAAACTAATTATGGAAAATGGAAAGAGGAAATCATAAGCATTCAAGATTCGATTTTAGTTTTGAAAAATGAAGATAATGTATCTTATACCTATAAAAAATTCAAACCATTCAATTTTAAATAA
- a CDS encoding lysophospholipid acyltransferase family protein, translated as MGLFERNPFGHILFIKKWLIRIFGIITHRRYRGFNELHIEGSEIIKALPDKNVLFISNHQTYFADVVAMFHVFNASLSGRHDSIKNVGYLWQPKMNIYYVAASETMKSGLLPRILAYVGSISVERTWRAGGKDVEEKREVNPNDTENIRIALEDGWVITFPQGTTKSFKPVRKGTAHIIKQYKPIVVPIVIDGFRRSFDKKGLRMKKKNILQSFIVKEPLEIDYENETIEQIVEKVAYAIEQHPSFLNVIPAEEIEEQERLNRLRKWNVDKQEILS; from the coding sequence ATGGGATTGTTTGAAAGAAATCCTTTTGGTCATATACTTTTTATCAAAAAATGGTTAATCCGAATTTTTGGTATTATCACTCACAGAAGATACCGTGGATTTAACGAATTGCATATTGAAGGCTCAGAAATTATCAAAGCCTTACCAGATAAAAACGTGTTGTTTATATCTAATCATCAGACGTATTTTGCTGATGTTGTAGCCATGTTTCATGTATTTAATGCTAGTCTTTCAGGAAGACATGATTCTATAAAAAACGTGGGGTATTTGTGGCAACCTAAAATGAATATTTACTATGTTGCTGCTAGTGAGACTATGAAATCAGGATTATTACCAAGAATTTTAGCGTATGTAGGTTCTATTTCTGTAGAAAGAACTTGGCGTGCCGGTGGAAAAGATGTGGAAGAAAAAAGAGAAGTCAATCCAAACGATACAGAGAATATAAGAATTGCATTAGAAGACGGCTGGGTCATTACTTTTCCGCAAGGAACTACCAAGTCCTTCAAACCAGTTCGTAAAGGAACAGCACATATTATCAAACAATATAAACCTATTGTAGTACCGATTGTGATTGATGGTTTCAGACGTTCTTTTGACAAAAAAGGATTGAGAATGAAAAAGAAAAATATCCTACAATCATTTATAGTTAAAGAACCTTTGGAAATTGATTATGAAAATGAAACCATTGAACAAATAGTAGAAAAAGTAGCCTACGCAATAGAACAACATCCTTCTTTTTTAAATGTGATTCCAGCAGAGGAAATTGAAGAACAGGAACGATTAAACAGGCTTAGAAAATGGAATGTTGATAAACAAGAAATTTTATCATAA
- a CDS encoding RNA polymerase sigma factor: MEINPYIEKAKKGDQSAFTYLLDHYWNEVYGFMLKRTENETDAEDITIETFSKAFDKIATYNPEFQFNTWLIAIAKNVHIDLLRKKKSTHFVEITDEEDQQAYNVADTTPSIEDALITEQNLSRLLRFIKELKPHYQEVIQLRYFQEMSYQEIADQLGEPLSNVKIKLLRAKKLLAEIIESKP; the protein is encoded by the coding sequence TTGGAAATAAACCCCTACATAGAAAAAGCCAAAAAAGGAGACCAATCGGCCTTTACATATCTGCTCGACCATTACTGGAATGAAGTCTATGGCTTTATGCTAAAACGCACCGAAAACGAAACGGATGCTGAAGACATTACCATTGAAACTTTTTCTAAAGCCTTTGACAAAATTGCTACTTATAACCCCGAATTTCAATTCAATACTTGGTTGATTGCCATTGCCAAAAATGTGCATATCGATTTACTTCGTAAAAAGAAATCGACTCATTTTGTAGAAATCACGGATGAAGAAGACCAACAAGCTTACAATGTTGCCGATACTACACCCTCTATAGAAGACGCTTTGATAACAGAGCAAAATTTGTCTCGACTATTGCGATTTATCAAAGAATTGAAACCCCATTATCAAGAAGTAATCCAACTTCGCTATTTCCAGGAAATGAGTTATCAAGAAATAGCCGACCAATTAGGGGAACCTTTGAGTAACGTGAAAATCAAATTGCTTCGTGCCAAAAAACTACTGGCAGAAATTATTGAAAGCAAACCCTAA
- a CDS encoding S1 RNA-binding domain-containing protein — translation MEIGHYNTLTIARETKVGLFLTDGTADVLLPLKYVPKEYSIGDELIVFVYLDHEERPVATTLEPYILLDEFGLLRVNYVNNIGAFLDWGLEKDILVPFKEQARPMEKGKRYLVFAYMDEKTNRIVASSKTNQFLSNENLTVAVGDEVDLIISHITDIGINVIINDIHKGLLYKDQVYDDIRTGDRMKGFIKTIRPDHKIDVSLQKQGYENIEPNAEKILSELRASRGFLRLNDASNPEDIKTVLKMSKKTFKKAIGSLYKDKLIEIKEDGIYLIKE, via the coding sequence ATGGAAATAGGACATTACAATACTCTTACTATAGCACGCGAAACCAAAGTTGGACTTTTTCTAACCGATGGTACAGCTGATGTTTTACTCCCTTTAAAATATGTTCCAAAAGAATATAGCATTGGTGATGAACTAATTGTATTTGTGTATCTTGACCATGAAGAAAGACCAGTAGCTACTACATTAGAACCTTATATTTTATTGGATGAATTTGGATTGCTCCGCGTTAATTATGTCAACAATATTGGTGCTTTTTTAGATTGGGGATTGGAAAAAGATATTCTAGTTCCGTTTAAAGAGCAAGCGCGTCCTATGGAAAAAGGAAAACGCTATTTAGTTTTTGCTTACATGGATGAAAAGACCAATCGTATTGTGGCTTCTAGCAAGACTAATCAGTTTTTGAGCAATGAAAATCTGACGGTAGCTGTTGGAGATGAAGTAGATCTAATCATTTCTCATATCACCGATATAGGAATCAATGTGATCATTAACGATATTCACAAAGGACTTTTGTATAAAGACCAAGTTTACGATGATATCCGAACTGGAGACAGAATGAAGGGTTTCATCAAAACCATCAGACCTGATCATAAAATAGATGTTTCGTTGCAAAAACAAGGTTATGAAAACATCGAACCTAATGCAGAGAAAATCTTAAGCGAACTTAGAGCAAGCAGAGGGTTTTTACGTTTGAATGATGCTAGTAATCCGGAAGACATTAAAACCGTTTTAAAGATGAGCAAAAAGACCTTTAAGAAAGCCATAGGATCACTTTACAAAGACAAACTCATCGAAATAAAAGAAGACGGAATTTATTTAATTAAAGAATAA